The following are encoded in a window of Pseudomonas sp. JQ170C genomic DNA:
- a CDS encoding AAA family ATPase: MLTTLAVANYRSINHLVLPLARLNVITGPNGSGKSNLYKALRLLAETAQGGVVNALAGEGGLESTFWAGPERISRRMSRGEVAVEGGPRQDVKRLRLGFASEDFGYAIGLGLPASSGHFMLPGQHTPIASRFTLDPQIKRECIWAGPVYRPASLLVDRQGAMIRARDGRQWDVLAQHTPDFDSLYDQVGNLRSSPEVVHLRERIRGWRFYDHFRTDRDAPARRPQLGTRTPVLHHDGRDLAAALQTIIEIGDAQALWATLSDAFPGSHLTIDAVPGGLFNLQFHQEGLLRPLSASELSDGTLRFLLLVAALLSPRAPTMMVLNEPETSLHPDLLPALARLIIRATEHCQVWVVSHARRLVAALEQDATCNSIVLEKELGQTRVAGQGMLDEPAWNWPD, encoded by the coding sequence ATGCTCACTACTCTGGCTGTCGCCAACTACCGTTCGATCAACCACTTGGTGCTGCCGCTGGCGCGCCTGAACGTGATCACCGGGCCCAACGGCAGCGGCAAATCCAACCTGTACAAGGCCCTGCGCCTGCTGGCTGAAACCGCCCAGGGCGGTGTGGTCAATGCACTGGCCGGCGAAGGTGGCCTGGAGTCGACGTTCTGGGCCGGCCCCGAGCGCATCAGCCGGCGCATGAGCCGTGGCGAGGTGGCCGTTGAAGGCGGCCCACGCCAGGACGTCAAGCGCCTGCGCCTGGGCTTTGCCAGCGAGGACTTCGGCTATGCCATCGGCCTGGGCCTGCCTGCCTCCAGTGGCCACTTCATGCTGCCAGGGCAGCACACACCCATTGCTTCGCGCTTTACCCTCGACCCGCAGATCAAGCGTGAATGCATCTGGGCCGGGCCGGTGTACCGCCCGGCCAGCCTCCTGGTGGATCGCCAGGGCGCCATGATCCGTGCCCGCGATGGGCGCCAGTGGGACGTGCTGGCCCAGCACACACCCGACTTCGACAGCCTGTATGACCAGGTCGGCAACTTGCGCTCATCGCCGGAGGTCGTCCACCTGCGCGAGCGGATTCGCGGCTGGCGCTTCTACGATCACTTTCGTACCGACCGCGATGCACCGGCGCGTCGTCCGCAACTGGGCACCCGTACCCCCGTGCTGCACCATGACGGCCGCGACCTGGCCGCAGCGCTACAGACCATCATCGAGATCGGTGATGCGCAGGCATTGTGGGCGACCTTGAGCGATGCATTTCCCGGCTCGCACCTGACCATCGATGCCGTGCCCGGCGGGCTGTTCAACTTGCAGTTCCATCAGGAAGGCCTGCTGCGACCCTTGTCGGCCTCGGAACTGTCGGATGGGACGTTGCGCTTTCTGCTGCTGGTAGCGGCGCTACTCAGCCCTCGGGCGCCGACCATGATGGTGCTCAACGAACCGGAGACCAGCCTGCACCCGGATTTGCTGCCGGCCTTGGCACGCTTGATCATTCGCGCCACCGAGCACTGCCAGGTGTGGGTGGTGTCGCACGCACGGCGATTGGTGGCCGCGCTGGAACAGGATGCGACCTGCAACTCGATTGTGCTGGAGAAGGAACTGGGACAGACCCGGGTGGCGGGTCAGGGGATGCTGGATGAGCCGGCCTGGAATTGGCCGGACTGA
- a CDS encoding ABC transporter permease subunit → MKRFSFSKLMLVVGLLFIYLPMLILVIYSFNASKLVTVWGGWSVKWYVGLLDNSQLMGSVMRSLEIACYTAIAAVALGTLAAFVLTRVTRFKGRTLFGGLVTAPLVMPEVITGLSLLLLFVAMAQMIGWPQERGIVTIWIAHTTFCAAYVAVVVSARLRELDLSIEEAAMDLGAKPWKVFFLITIPMIAPSLAAGGMMSFALSLDDLVLASFVSGPGSTTLPMEVFSAVRLGVKPEINAVASLILLSVSLVTFMVWYFSRRAEERRRRAIQQAIEESAADSWKQPDVRRAPAPVSA, encoded by the coding sequence ATGAAGCGTTTCAGTTTCTCCAAACTGATGTTGGTCGTGGGCTTGTTGTTCATCTACCTGCCCATGCTGATCCTGGTGATCTACTCGTTCAACGCCTCCAAGCTGGTAACGGTGTGGGGCGGCTGGTCGGTGAAGTGGTACGTCGGCCTGCTCGACAACAGCCAGCTGATGGGCTCGGTGATGCGCTCGCTGGAGATCGCCTGCTACACCGCGATCGCCGCCGTGGCACTGGGCACCCTGGCAGCCTTCGTGCTGACCCGGGTGACCCGCTTCAAGGGCCGTACCCTGTTCGGTGGCCTGGTCACCGCACCGCTGGTAATGCCTGAGGTGATCACCGGTCTGTCGCTGTTGCTGCTGTTCGTGGCCATGGCGCAGATGATCGGCTGGCCGCAGGAGCGTGGCATCGTCACCATCTGGATCGCTCACACCACCTTCTGCGCGGCTTATGTGGCGGTCGTGGTGTCGGCTCGCCTGCGTGAGCTGGACCTGTCCATCGAAGAAGCGGCCATGGACCTGGGCGCAAAACCGTGGAAGGTGTTCTTCCTGATCACCATCCCGATGATTGCGCCTTCGCTGGCGGCGGGCGGCATGATGTCCTTTGCCCTGTCGCTGGATGACCTGGTACTGGCCAGCTTCGTGTCGGGCCCGGGCTCGACCACCTTGCCGATGGAAGTCTTCTCTGCCGTGCGTCTGGGCGTGAAGCCGGAAATCAACGCGGTGGCCAGCCTGATCCTGCTCTCGGTGTCGCTGGTGACCTTCATGGTCTGGTACTTCAGCCGCCGTGCCGAAGAGCGTCGCCGTCGTGCGATCCAGCAAGCTATCGAAGAAAGCGCTGCCGACTCGTGGAAACAGCCGGACGTGCGTCGCGCGCCGGCGCCTGTTTCGGCGTGA
- a CDS encoding ABC transporter permease subunit, whose protein sequence is MNMRKLKRAFNRIKPEGRHVVIGVPFIWLFLFFMLPFFIVLKISFAEADVAIPPYTEIYSYVEDKVQLVLNLANYGLLTEDELYISAYLGSLKMAFVSTLLCLLIGYPMAYAIANARKETQTVLLLLIMMPTWTAILIRVYAWMGILSNNGLLNAFLLWLGLIDQPLQILNTNLAVYIGVVYSYLPFMILPLYANLVKHDQSLLEAASDLGSSTFNSFWKITVPLSKNGIIAGCMLVFIPVVGEFVIPELLGGPETLMIGKVLWQEFFNNRDWPVASALAVVMLAILIVPILLFNRSQAKEMEGRA, encoded by the coding sequence ATGAACATGCGCAAGCTCAAGCGAGCATTCAATCGAATAAAGCCCGAAGGTCGCCATGTGGTGATCGGGGTGCCATTCATCTGGCTGTTCCTGTTCTTCATGCTGCCGTTCTTCATCGTCCTGAAAATCAGCTTCGCTGAAGCGGACGTGGCGATTCCGCCGTACACCGAGATCTACAGCTACGTCGAAGACAAGGTGCAACTGGTGCTCAACCTGGCCAACTACGGCCTGTTGACCGAGGATGAACTGTATATCTCGGCGTACCTGGGCTCCTTGAAGATGGCCTTCGTCAGCACGCTGCTGTGCCTGCTGATCGGCTATCCAATGGCGTATGCCATTGCCAATGCGCGCAAGGAAACCCAGACGGTTCTGCTGTTGCTGATCATGATGCCGACCTGGACCGCGATCCTGATCCGCGTCTATGCGTGGATGGGCATTCTCAGCAACAACGGGCTGCTCAATGCCTTCCTGTTGTGGCTGGGGCTGATCGACCAGCCCCTGCAGATCCTCAACACCAACCTTGCGGTGTACATCGGCGTGGTCTATTCGTACCTGCCGTTCATGATCCTGCCGCTCTACGCCAACCTGGTCAAACACGACCAGAGCCTGCTCGAGGCGGCGTCGGACCTGGGGTCGAGCACCTTCAACAGCTTCTGGAAAATCACCGTGCCGCTGTCGAAGAACGGCATCATCGCCGGCTGCATGCTGGTGTTCATTCCGGTGGTGGGTGAGTTCGTCATTCCTGAGCTGCTGGGCGGCCCGGAAACCCTGATGATTGGTAAAGTGCTGTGGCAAGAGTTCTTCAACAACCGCGACTGGCCGGTGGCGTCCGCCCTGGCGGTGGTGATGCTGGCGATCCTGATCGTGCCGATCCTGCTCTTCAACCGTAGTCAGGCCAAAGAGATGGAGGGCAGGGCATGA
- the potA gene encoding polyamine ABC transporter ATP-binding protein: MAVASGAYKKALEGDQQPKQVLVKIDRVTKKFDETVAVDDVSLEIKKGEIFALLGGSGSGKSTLLRMLAGFERPTEGRIFLDGVDITDMPPYERPINMMFQSYALFPHMTVAQNIAFGLQQDRMPKAEIDARVGEMLKLVHMTQYAKRKPHQLSGGQRQRVALARSLAKRPKLLLLDEPMGALDKKLRSQMQLELVEIIERVGVTCVMVTHDQEEAMTMAQRIAIMHLGWIAQIGSPIDIYETPTSRLVCEFIGNVNLFDGEVVEDAEGHAVIASPELERKIYVGHGVTTSVEDKRITYALRPEKLLVTTQQPTCEHNWSRGKVHDIAYLGGHSVFYVELPGGKIVQSFVANAERQGTRPTWDDQVYVWWEDDSGVVLRS; the protein is encoded by the coding sequence ATGGCAGTTGCCTCCGGTGCCTATAAGAAAGCCCTCGAGGGCGATCAGCAACCTAAACAGGTGCTGGTCAAAATCGACCGGGTTACAAAAAAGTTCGACGAAACGGTCGCCGTGGACGATGTGTCCCTGGAAATCAAGAAGGGCGAGATCTTCGCCCTGCTGGGCGGTTCCGGTTCCGGTAAATCCACGTTGCTGCGCATGCTCGCCGGCTTCGAGCGTCCGACCGAGGGCCGGATTTTCCTCGATGGCGTAGACATCACCGATATGCCGCCCTACGAGCGGCCGATCAACATGATGTTCCAGTCCTATGCACTGTTCCCGCACATGACCGTGGCGCAGAACATCGCGTTCGGCCTGCAGCAGGACCGCATGCCCAAGGCCGAGATCGACGCCCGTGTCGGCGAGATGCTCAAGCTGGTGCACATGACCCAGTACGCCAAGCGCAAGCCGCACCAGCTCTCGGGTGGTCAGCGTCAGCGTGTGGCCCTGGCCCGCTCCCTGGCCAAACGCCCGAAGCTGCTGCTGCTCGACGAGCCGATGGGCGCGCTGGACAAAAAACTGCGCTCGCAGATGCAGTTGGAGCTGGTGGAAATCATCGAGCGCGTCGGCGTGACCTGCGTCATGGTGACCCACGACCAGGAAGAGGCCATGACCATGGCCCAGCGCATCGCCATCATGCACCTGGGCTGGATTGCCCAGATCGGCAGCCCGATCGACATCTATGAAACCCCGACCAGCCGTCTGGTCTGCGAGTTCATTGGCAACGTCAACCTGTTCGACGGGGAAGTGGTCGAAGACGCCGAGGGCCACGCGGTGATCGCCAGCCCTGAGCTGGAGCGCAAGATCTACGTCGGCCACGGTGTCACCACCTCGGTCGAAGATAAACGCATTACCTACGCGCTGCGCCCGGAAAAACTGCTGGTCACCACCCAGCAACCGACCTGCGAGCATAACTGGTCGCGCGGCAAGGTCCACGACATTGCCTACCTGGGCGGCCACTCGGTGTTCTATGTCGAACTGCCTGGCGGCAAGATCGTCCAGTCGTTCGTCGCCAACGCCGAACGCCAGGGCACCCGGCCTACCTGGGACGACCAGGTCTACGTCTGGTGGGAAGACGACAGCGGCGTGGTACTGCGGTCATGA